The sequence GCTTGAAATGAACGCAGGCATTCAAGTCTAAGTTAAGTTACAACTTCGGCTTCACTGCCATCAATAGTACGTGTAAGTTCAAATTAGATATAGCTAGGTATCTCTGAGCTGTAGCTGCTATGACATAGAAACATGCtgcaaataaataacaatgtCCAAGTTGTTGCAATTACGTCAGTGAACAATTCTTTTGTAGAATCAGACCGCAACTCAGTTACTGGAACAACAACATTCTAAAACGCAAAATGATAGAGGTCAAATACATAATAAGCACACCGCCGACGAATAGATACGAGTCATACGACAGCTGTTTCAGATCAATTCTAATCCTATCCTTAATCTTTTGTTATCGCATCTCTCGCTACCATTTACTAGCATCTAATTACATGCTCAGGGAATACCCAGAGAGGTACACGTACAAGTAGAAGCAAGTGGGTTTTCTTGTAACTATGTAACGGAcattttagtttaattaagttacaacTTCGGCTTCAATTGCTATCAATATTAGGTGTAAGTTCGAGCTAGCAGGGGCGTAGACACAATTCTAAAACTGGGGGGGGCTTAACCAAGAGGCCTAATTGtgcttttgcgcatgcgcccaGTGCACGTTCATCACCCGACTGCATCCGTATCACAATGTCTCTGATAGCGTGGCTGCGGAAAGCGCAACAACCGGATGGAAGTGTAACTAACTATCCCACTGGCATTGACAATGAAAGCAATGTCTCAGGTGAAGAAGACGCCCAAGAGCACGCCCAAACTAGCAACGTGGCTGGACCAGCCTCTACAAGTTCTGAAAGCTGCCACCACTCTCACCAGCCCGACGCAACTGATGCCTCCGAGACAAGACCGGTTGCTGGCGCCCAGCCTCAGCCCACCTTGATGCCTTGGAGTCCTCACCAACCCTTGCTGTCCTTCCCATATCGCACATTTGCTAAGCAGCAGCGAGCATTCTGTTCTTCTTGGTATAGAAGATACCCGTGGTTGCATTATCAAGAAGCAGATGACAAAGTCTTCTGCTTCTACTGCCAGGTGGCGGAGAAGAAGGACTTAGGCTCAGTTGCTCTGCGCGCTGGGAACTTGGACGATAAATTCGTGAGAACTGGCTTTACAGACTGGAAGAAAGCACTCactaaatttgaaaaacatcAGAAATCAGTCTTTCATCGTGATGCTATGGATATGGTGGTTGGCAAGGAACAGAATGTTGGGCAAATGCTAGGGAAAGGTTATGCAGAAGAAATGGTTGAGAATAGGAATATGTTACAGATAATTATTAGTTGCATTCGATACCTTGCTCGGCAAGGTCTCGCCATGCGTGGTCGGTCTAAACCTGAAGGTAGTGTCGCTCTTGAAAGGGATTCCAACTTAATGCAACTCCTCATTATGCGTGCTGAAGACAATCCGAGGCTCTGGAAATGGTTAGACAAATGCCAGGCCAAGTTCACAAGCCCCTGtatacaaaatgaaattctcAGTATCATGGCATTAATGATTCTGAGAGATGTTGTTAGGAAGGTATCGGGAAAGTGGTACACTATCATGGTAGATGAAACTACAGATTTGTCCAATACTGAACAAATGGTCTTCTGTCTTCGATACGTAGATGATGATCTGGAAGTCCATGAGGAAGTAATAGGGCTGTATAGCTTAGACTCAACTTCTGCTGACTCTATACTAGCAACAGTTCAAGATATCCTGTTACGCATGAATCTAAGGATTGACCATTGCCGAGGCCAGTGCTACGACGGCGCTAGTAACATGGCAGGAGCGAAGTCAGGCGTTGCAAAAAGACTAAATGATCTAGAGCCCCGTGCGTTGTACACACACTGCTATGGTCATGCATTAAACCTAGCGACTCAGGATGTGTTGAAAGGTATCAAGGTCATGCGAAGTGCTCTGGAGACCGTACATGAAATTACTAAGTTGATAAAAAAATCACCCAAACGTGAAAGCATCTTCAAGAAGTTTAAAGATGTTGTCACTGCTGGCTCTCCAGGACTACGGATTCTTTGTCCTACACGATGGACGGTCAGGGCTGAGGCATTAACGTCAATATCTGAAAACTACACTACACTTCAGATGACTTGGGATGTGGCAAAAGAAGCCACAAAGGATACTGAGATGAGAGCTAGAATTGGAGGAATCGCTTTGCAGATGGACACATTTGACTTCGTTTATGGTGTTGAACTTGGAAGAAAGCTGCTGAACATAGTGGACAACCTGTCCCGATCCTTACAGAGTTCTACTATTTCAGCATGCGAAGGCCAAAAGCTAGTCagtactacaacaacaactatcCAGTCAATGAGATCTGATGAGTGCTTTGATATATTTTGGAAGTACGTTGAACGCAAAAGATTGTCACTTCAAGTGCCATCCCCTACCCTTCCACGACGTAGGAAAGTTCCAAGACAATTCGAGGTAGGAGAAGGTGCAACAGTACATCCAGTAGAAGTGAAGGAGATCTATCGAAGGGCTTACTTTGAGGCCATTGACTTGATTTTAGCAGCAGTCAAAGATAGATTTCATCAGAAAGGATTCAACATGTTACAGAAATTAGAGACAGTTGTAACTTCTCTTCAGCAACCCCAGCAATCGGAAGCACTGAAAGAGATTGTCAATTTTTATGGTGATGATTTCAGTCACCCAGACCGACTTCAAACACAGCTCACTCTTCTTCATGCAGGTACTGAACAGCCACTGACGGATGTACGGTCTCTGGTCGTATACCTCAAATCCTTAAGCAGTGCAGAAAGACAGTTTTTTtctgaagtcatcaaagtaGTCAAGCTCATTCTGGTAATGCCGGCAACAAACGCCACAAGTGAAAGAAGTTTTAGTGCTCTCCGTAGACTCAAGACATGGCTACGTTCTACAATAAGTGAATGTCGTCTCAACTGGTCTATGATACTCCATATCCATAAGGACAAAACTGATGCATTACCAATAAAAGGTGTTGCGAATGAGTTTGTTACACGTAATGAAAGCAGAAGACGACTATTCGGACACTTTGATTAAACTCTTTTGAATTAGTaaatgtagtgttgtgttgtacgcGTACTGCCTATCCCTTAATGTATCAAAGATTTGAAATACAAGTCTCAAATTCTGGGGGGGCTTGAGCCCCCAAAGCCCCCCCGGTGTCTACGCCCTTGGCTAGGTAGCTGGGTAGCTCTCAACAGTTAGTGCTGCAAATATATGACAATGTCGaggttgttgcaattacgacAAGGGACTCACAGCAATTCTTTCCTAGAAACAGATCCCAACTCAGTTACTGTAACAACAACATACTAAATACGCAGTAAGATAGAGGTCAAGTAcataatgagcacacctggaaTTCTCTGCATCTTCTGCGGTgactaaaaacaaacaaacagctctTCAAGAGGGGATTTCCCCAACTACCAAAAGTGTTCACTCTAACTGCGTCCTTGAGATATTATCAATACTTGCCAGAAACGTCGTAGAGACACGCTATACAAGTCGTTTTAGAGGTTGTAACCttgactgtttgtgtttgtttgcattgatgAGAGTTCCACCCAACAATTAATCTAGCAAGCAATGTTCTCTGAGAGTagcaaacaaactacaaactaCAATTTATATTTCTAATAAAGTTGACTAATCTATCTATAAACTAAATAATATTGGATAATTTTTAATTGCTTAGAAAAGACCTGCCCTGGCTTCTAACACCAACAACCATTCttctaccacacacacacacacacacacacacacgcgcgcgcgcactaatttggtcgaattttgaaattctaagaaaatgacgtcacattatttagaaaCTTTGTGATACGGTTGTATGCATTGTGAAAAGCATTTGatgtaaattttgatttgtcaatttttatcagcagaagtgactgcatgtaatcaaaacgtcagaaatcgatcgtttggtcaaattttgaaatttgcagaagatgacgtcagaataatcaaataccttgtgatatgattctatgcattgtgGAAAGCATTCCATGTAAACTTTATTTCGTCAAGTTgaattgtagcgatttggcgagacattactagtatgcagaaaatggcgtctgtcgtgcttgaccacgtgtcCTTTAcgctgctgattctcgtcaacggtagactggacaaacactgaacgagtgcagaaatgtttgaattattgtgtaaaagtgggaagcagcggatagaaacggtctgtgtactagaagaaaagttctagcgatattcctactatgcagaaagctagtgtcacgtggtcacgtgcactcacAACGTACTACAGTTTTGCGCGGTCTGTTACAAGatgacagtcgttcgcaaatacgatgaaaccaaacgttgcacaagaagctaatgtctagacgttaatttttatcagcagaagtgactgcatgtcatcaaaacgtcagaaatcgatcgtttggtcgaattttgaaatttggagaagatgacgtcagaataatcagaaactttgtgatatgattctatgcattgctgtaagcattccatgtaaatcttgatttgtcaagttgcattgtagcgatttggcgagacattactagtatgcagaaaatggcgtctgtcgtggttgaccacgtgtactttgcgctgctgattctcgtcaacggtagcctggacaaacactgaacgagtgcagaaacgtttgacttattgtgtaaaagtgggaagcagcggatagaaacggtcggtgcactagaagaaaagttctaacgatattcctactatgcagaaagctagtgtcacgtggtcacgtgcagtgactgtgttgtgattgctGGACAGGTGGAAGCAACTTCGTGTTCGTTTATGGGTTGAATAGAGCTGCTTTTAGCGCAGTCTGACCGGATTTAGCACGTATTCCTAGTTACCACAAAGATTCCTGTTTTGCAGAAATTACCAGAaaaaaaaagatgaacaggtgCTCCATGATAGCAGTGACCAACATTTGACAAAGCATCGAATCACCTGAACACATCTCAGTTGGTTGCGACTTCCAGTGTCGTGAAGTCACTGGAGACACGAACCGCATGGAAGTTGCGCCAAATTCTCTCCTTCCACGGCTTCTTTCCCACGTCCTTCAAACACAGAAGAAGCAACCGCAACAGTGACTTAGCGAAGCTCTTGAACGCTTGCCTGTTCTGAGCACTCCAGACAAGTAGCGATTCTGCTAAAACTGAAACACTCCTTCTTTCACTCAGGGAATCGTCTACCTTAGTCAACACAACTGCCACAGCGTCGCGTACGACCTCAGAATCATTGCAAGGGACAGCCGCCATATATGCCGTCATGACGTCACGTGTAACACGCATGGTCTCGGAAGTAAGTGGGCGTTGCCAATCCTTTTCCCCCGCTCTAGTATCTATGATCAGGCTAAGGGCATATTGTTCAAAAGAAAGAAACATAATTATACCAAAGCTCTACAATCAGACATGCTAAAGATCTGGCACGAATCTCATCAAAGGCTGGAAAGATTCAAAGAGCGAGCAAGAGCGGTCATGTATTGACCAGGAATGACAAAAGACATCGACCGAGTGGCTAGTCAGTGCAGGACCTGTCTGCGTTTCCGGAAGAGCAATACTAAAGAGCCTCTTTTGCCACATGCACTaccaacaagaagacaaatgaaaacgcTAGGAGTGGATATCATGACTTTGAAAGCAAAAGATTATCTGATAATAGCAGACTATTATTTCAAGTACATAGATGTTCAGCAACTGAGAGTCAAGACATCATCGTCGGTCGTTAACGCCATCAAGTACATGTTCGCTACTCACGGTATTCCGGAAGAAATAATATCTGATAACATGCCGTTCACCAGCAGAGAAAAGCAAGCCTTCGCCAATGAATGAGACTCACCATTGCAACCACAAGCCCGGGGTATCCAAAATCTAATGGCTTCGCAAAGAGGAACGTACAAACCATAAAGAAGTTGCTCAGAAAGACACTTCATGATGGAGGAGACCCGTAGCTGGCGCTCCTCAACCAAAGAAGCACCCCTATACCGCAGCTGCAAGCGTCCCCACCCGAGCTCCTCATGGGCCGAACCTTGAAGACAAAGTTGCCGGCAGCCCCAGGAGTGCTTCAGCCACATATGTCTCACGACGTATCGAAACAGCTGAACCAAcgacaacagcagcagaagcactATCATGACCAGGGAGCTCGACAAAGAAGAGAACTACGCCCAGGCGAAGTGGTCCGAGTGCAAAAGGGAAAAGAATGGGAACCCGCAGAAGTTATAAAGCAGCAAGACACTCCGCGGTCGTACGTGTAAAACACCAAGGCCAAGTCCTGCGCAGAAATAAACGACATCTAAACCCCTTACCAGAACTTAGCGAGGAATTGGACTACGACTCGGACAACGTCGACAACAACGATACCAGCCTAGAAGGTCCATCAGACAGCGCAGAACAGGGATAGCAACTCCCAACCTCGCCAAAGAAGGTGGCCAGATcgggcgaattttttttggggccccgttgggtgtggctttagctgttcccgtatgcacttcctcgcggtttgcagtggtctggtagtacgaggctcggcagtcaatagacatcttgcaaccgcgattttgacataaacgaactgctgtctttttgcgcacctttcgagcagtaacctgcgccgtttattgaaagggagcctcagtttttgtcgtctgctgaacgtggttttctcggtacaaatcaacttcaataaattaggcgacaggtaaagtcatttataattactattcttcgcagttaagcaaattttcagtttgcataaaatcttttttcgggtgcgatttatgcgtccatattgacactgttgcatgcactgcatacatcaaatcatgtactatttattgcaaatttatttcctgtgtgcaattaattaaataatatgcagaaaagtgcaaagtattcaggtaatttaattctatttcacaactactaagttactaaaaagatttattaacgggtaaacactctaatagggtagtatacaattaaaataacagcatatgatatgtgtgtgtacacaatatttactaagcattatctagttggataaacacgtacacaaaataatgtactctaataattattactaatcggatcatttaatgtaaacaacatactaattactaatgcatagagtatgatgattatgatgacgacatattgataacactgctggttgtcacacagctattattgaggtaatctatatttagagctaacattggtttaaattaaattatgttaattaagttaagttaagttaatgactcttagttaagttgatggtatcagtcattgtgttgtgacacttataggtgtatacattggatatgcattttggcaactggcattatatttcaaagtaggcattggttgttacatggttggtgacatgaatgacagtaactgagttatataattagtatactgtgtgtgtgtgtgtgtgtgtgtgtgtgtgtgtgtgtgtgtgtgtgtgtgtgtgtgtgtgtgtgtgtgtgtgtgtgtgtgtgtgtgtgtgtgtgtgtgtgtgtgtgttcatatgGCTGTTTACTCAATTGGAATAGTGTCATCTCATAGCATTGGtacattcaagacacattaATGCATGAACTACTATCGTCCTAGCAATGATGAGATAGAGGATAATTTCTTGGACAAGAAACTCCTATCTTTGCCTCATTTGATTCTAGTGTATATATTGAGTAACTGGTATTTCATTGGGGTGGACAAGGTCTGTGGCTGTTGTTGTCGACAAGAACTGTCTGGCTTGCTGCATTCTGGGTGTTCTGACTATTACTGATGGCCATGTGAAGTACGGTATATGTTAGTCTGCATGTTAATGTGGCAGCTATGGCAGAATCTAACATGTGTGGCTGTACTTAGAAATGTGAGAGCGTTACCTGGGCCATCAAGCTACACCTGGTACTGAAATAATCCAGGTAGCCAAGCATGGTGTTTGGCCTTTTGTTGGCTATGCCACATTACTGGTATGTTTAATATGGATATTTGTGATAAccatttgcctgtcttgaATCTGTGTACTTTGATGATACAACTGTAGGTTGATGACACTTGAAAGACACCAtgtatttgagacaacagcaaaatcaacatGGTGAGGCAAAATGACCCGTAAGAGAAATGGTagaattaaagcacaattgtTATGCAGGTCCTTAATACTTCTAAAATGATCTGTTGCCAGCCAGCTGACAGTTGTTTGGCTGAAATTCTTTGtcaacattattaattaacaatgagtTGATGTCTGCTACTTGTTATGAGTTCATTTGAAGCCATGCTCTAACTAGAAGGAGGAGTCATGATCAGTGAAACCTGCACTACTACAGAAATGGGAGTGATGAAAGTAGTCTTAGTTGCTAGTTGTACCAAGAGGACAGTTGTGACTTCAGATGTGACTTTAGATAACTATACTTTGACAAAGTATTACATTGCCTTTagcaataaaatgtttgtcaCTGCTTATCTTGCATATGCATTGGATGTCCACAAATAATCATGAGTCATCTGACTCTTGTTAgaactataattataataactCCAAACATTGTGGTCAGATCTATAATTTGTGACTTGTAATAGACAACTTCCATTGTGTatgtgcaacagcagcagtcgCTATTTCTTTTCTCACAGGATGCAGATCAGCATCTATACACATGATACAGTCAAAACGTAGACAACAGCTATTGAATTAAATGAGAATTTATTTAATTCGCTAACATACCACAATGTATATTAAGTTCAAGACATGAGCACAAGCAGACTGTTTGATGAGGTACCGTATTTCTCCAAATAATTCGTTCCTGATTAATTCTCTGCCTGTATAATTCCCTTAGTATACACCCAATGTGAATGCAGTTACCTCTCCTGaatagtaataatattattattaataataataatagtaatacagtgcttcttggatcaaGTCGGATCctgcgtaaagtcatgtcttctgtctagacagacatgatggtctaagcacctctgaggcagggtttgctttcGGTGCTTACCAGTGACCTTATGaatcagactgatctggttgagcacaacataataataatcaaatataatcaaatatatcattcatcattcattcattcaataataataataataataataataataataatattttgattCATACCGCTacaggtacatgtacagtgccCTAGGCAAGACAAGATACATAAGcgtaacaagtaaaaataggTAGCCATGCATAGAAGAGTAAACATAAAAGAATAAATAGAAGAATAATCAGACATAAATTAAGGTTTAATCCA is a genomic window of Corticium candelabrum chromosome 11, ooCorCand1.1, whole genome shotgun sequence containing:
- the LOC134186842 gene encoding zinc finger MYM-type protein 1-like; protein product: MPWSPHQPLLSFPYRTFAKQQRAFCSSWYRRYPWLHYQEADDKVFCFYCQVAEKKDLGSVALRAGNLDDKFVRTGFTDWKKALTKFEKHQKSVFHRDAMDMVVGKEQNVGQMLGKGYAEEMVENRNMLQIIISCIRYLARQGLAMRGRSKPEGSVALERDSNLMQLLIMRAEDNPRLWKWLDKCQAKFTSPCIQNEILSIMALMILRDVVRKVSGKWYTIMVDETTDLSNTEQMVFCLRYVDDDLEVHEEVIGLYSLDSTSADSILATVQDILLRMNLRIDHCRGQCYDGASNMAGAKSGVAKRLNDLEPRALYTHCYGHALNLATQDVLKGIKVMRSALETVHEITKLIKKSPKRESIFKKFKDVVTAGSPGLRILCPTRWTVRAEALTSISENYTTLQMTWDVAKEATKDTEMRARIGGIALQMDTFDFVYGVELGRKLLNIVDNLSRSLQSSTISACEGQKLVSTTTTTIQSMRSDECFDIFWKYVERKRLSLQVPSPTLPRRRKVPRQFEVGEGATVHPVEVKEIYRRAYFEAIDLILAAVKDRFHQKGFNMLQKLETVVTSLQQPQQSEALKEIVNFYGDDFSHPDRLQTQLTLLHAGTEQPLTDVRSLVVYLKSLSSAERQFFSEVIKVVKLILVMPATNATSERSFSALRRLKTWLRSTISECRLNWSMILHIHKDKTDALPIKGVANEFVTRNESRRRLFGHFD